The DNA segment ATCTTCTCGCGCCGGTCAGGGGTGGCGGGCGACTGGTCTAATACGGTGCGAATAACACATCCTTGTAAATCGCGTCACCAAAGCTGTACTCAGCGCCACAGTTCGCTGAGCTTAAGCTTGCGGCCGCGGGTTTGACCGGCGGCGCGCAAGGCTCGGGGGGCAGCCGTTACGCGGCGACTTTGCGCTTGGCGGTCAGACGCAACATGCTCAGCGCGCCGCTGCCGAACAACCACACCGCGGCCGGGACCGGCACCGGCGCTGCGTAATTGCCCAAGTCGGCCGCGGATACTTTATAGGCATGCAGGACGCCGGGCAGCAGTTGGTACTCGGCGCTCAGCGTCGCCGCGCTGCCGTTTGCGGTCCAGACGCAGGCCTCGGTCTGGCCCAACGGGCATTGAATCGAGCCGGCGTAAGGGTCGGCATCGCTGAAGCGGAAATAGACGTCGAACTGGGTGCCGCCGGCATTTTGGGTGACGCTGTAATCGTTGTCGGTGCCGGCCAGCAACAGATAGCTGCCGTCGGCCAGTTTCGGCCCGATCGCCAGGCCTTCCCATTTTTCCGGAGACTTATTGCCCAGTTCGGCCAGGGTATTGGCGTCCAGGTCCAGGAATTGGCTGGATTTGGCGACCTTGGTGTAAACCGCGCCGGCCGCATCCAGATCGATGCCCGAGACGTCACTAGCGCCGGTCAAATCGATTTTATAAACTTCCTTATCGGCGGTCGCCAAATCGGCGCCGACGCCGACGCCGCGGTTGTTACGTTCCAACACCAAAAACTCGTGGTCGTTCAGGGCCACCAGCGCCGACACGCCCTGGCCTTGGCCGGAGCGTTTCATTTGGTAGGCGTATTGCGCTACGGCCTCGCCGGTCGCGGTATCGAATTTGACGAT comes from the Methylomonas sp. EFPC3 genome and includes:
- a CDS encoding esterase-like activity of phytase family protein translates to MRVTPSLLMAGLLLADTVSAAPTFVNGLAISGATADQFGSSVNDGRVGFFSDIYYDTHRNEWWGLSDRGPGGGSLNYETRVQRFTLDINPVSGAISNFQIAQTLKFNKNGAALNGLAPNPTNALGNAFDPEGIVVNPKNGNLLVSDEYGPSLYEIDRNSGAVVKTYATPANLMPRNAASGVANYAADTGNNSGKRNNRGFEGLAVSPDGKYAFAMLQSAMLDEGASSGSVNRIVKFDTATGEAVAQYAYQMKRSGQGQGVSALVALNDHEFLVLERNNRGVGVGADLATADKEVYKIDLTGASDVSGIDLDAAGAVYTKVAKSSQFLDLDANTLAELGNKSPEKWEGLAIGPKLADGSYLLLAGTDNDYSVTQNAGGTQFDVYFRFSDADPYAGSIQCPLGQTEACVWTANGSAATLSAEYQLLPGVLHAYKVSAADLGNYAAPVPVPAAVWLFGSGALSMLRLTAKRKVAA